In Archangium violaceum, the following are encoded in one genomic region:
- a CDS encoding SPFH domain-containing protein: MGTNEKRAMKLNAVGAMELSVGGRSELTRSGGGEPPHGGGEDPRRYQDGWRAGKPAEDPEKMKKWGLVTAKPSEFLIHMRRGRVREVSGQGASCFKLPGDAVAIVPTSVQRLQFTADQVTSEKVGVQVTGLAVYRIVDPLVAFRMLNFSFPERAQQKLAELLREMFVGAVRRLVANLSVEECLSKRKEGIAAELMREIAPVVSGKGRLEDRSDTGWGVVLDTIEIQDVRVLSETVFANMQARFRQEQERVAREAELAKERFIRREEAEAERQIALTRLTTEEEVRHKRQEAEEQAKLEALAVESRVEEARVAKERSTRQAQVGLERETALAKLNAELEVREQKAKAEEAQKLAQLEAERRMSEAKLAQERALAASRSQAELERLKLEQQAQAAKLTNERALAAAKAQAELERLKLEQEQDAARLTHERQMAAVRAEAELEKLHQEQQAQTARHTSMMAVLQQESERARAQAKVAEARCAIAEAELAMAEMEARKARITQDPELAKVRALKEIENTLSPEAIQLVLAQQLPQVAAAFQQKMGEVHVTAVDGANPFGYIAAAVEGVMGLARSAGLQVPTPPKKDQPV; this comes from the coding sequence ATGGGCACGAACGAGAAGCGGGCGATGAAGTTGAACGCGGTGGGGGCCATGGAGCTGTCGGTGGGAGGGCGGTCGGAGCTGACGCGGAGCGGGGGGGGCGAGCCGCCGCACGGTGGGGGGGAGGACCCGCGCCGGTACCAGGACGGGTGGAGGGCGGGGAAGCCGGCGGAGGATCCGGAGAAGATGAAGAAGTGGGGGCTGGTGACGGCCAAGCCGAGCGAGTTCCTCATCCACATGCGCCGGGGCCGGGTGCGCGAGGTGAGCGGGCAGGGCGCCTCGTGCTTCAAGCTGCCGGGCGACGCGGTGGCGATCGTCCCGACGAGCGTGCAGCGGCTGCAGTTCACCGCGGACCAGGTGACGAGCGAGAAGGTGGGCGTGCAGGTGACGGGCCTGGCGGTGTACCGGATCGTCGACCCGCTGGTGGCCTTCCGGATGCTCAACTTCTCCTTCCCGGAGCGGGCGCAGCAGAAGCTGGCGGAGCTGCTACGCGAGATGTTCGTGGGCGCGGTGCGGCGGCTGGTGGCGAACCTGTCGGTGGAGGAGTGCCTCTCCAAGCGCAAGGAGGGCATCGCCGCGGAGCTGATGCGGGAGATTGCCCCGGTGGTGTCGGGGAAGGGGAGACTGGAGGACCGGAGCGACACGGGGTGGGGCGTGGTCCTGGACACGATTGAGATCCAGGACGTGCGGGTGCTGTCGGAGACGGTGTTCGCGAACATGCAGGCGCGCTTCCGGCAGGAGCAGGAGCGGGTGGCGCGCGAGGCGGAGCTGGCCAAGGAGCGCTTCATCCGGAGGGAGGAGGCGGAGGCGGAGCGGCAGATCGCGCTGACGCGGCTGACGACGGAGGAGGAGGTCCGGCACAAGCGGCAGGAGGCGGAGGAGCAGGCGAAGCTGGAGGCGCTGGCGGTCGAGTCCCGGGTGGAGGAGGCGCGGGTCGCGAAGGAGCGGAGCACGCGGCAGGCGCAGGTGGGGCTGGAGCGGGAGACGGCGCTGGCGAAGCTGAACGCCGAGCTGGAGGTGAGGGAGCAGAAGGCGAAGGCGGAGGAGGCGCAGAAGCTGGCGCAGCTGGAGGCCGAGCGGAGGATGTCGGAGGCGAAGCTGGCGCAGGAGCGGGCGCTGGCGGCGTCGCGGTCCCAGGCGGAGCTGGAGCGGCTGAAGCTGGAGCAGCAGGCGCAGGCGGCGAAGCTGACGAACGAGCGGGCGCTGGCGGCGGCGAAGGCGCAGGCGGAGCTGGAGCGGCTGAAGCTGGAGCAGGAGCAGGATGCGGCGAGGCTGACGCACGAGCGGCAGATGGCGGCGGTGAGGGCGGAGGCGGAGCTGGAGAAGCTGCACCAGGAGCAGCAGGCGCAGACGGCGCGGCACACATCGATGATGGCGGTGCTGCAGCAGGAGTCGGAGCGGGCGAGGGCGCAGGCGAAGGTGGCGGAGGCGCGGTGCGCGATCGCCGAGGCGGAGCTGGCGATGGCGGAGATGGAGGCGCGCAAGGCCCGCATCACGCAGGACCCTGAGCTGGCGAAGGTGCGCGCGCTCAAGGAGATCGAGAACACGCTGTCGCCGGAGGCGATCCAGCTGGTGCTGGCGCAGCAGCTGCCGCAGGTGGCGGCGGCGTTCCAGCAGAAGATGGGCGAGGTGCACGTGACGGCGGTGGATGGAGCCAACCCGTTCGGCTACATCGCGGCGGCGGTGGAGGGCGTCATGGGCCTGGCGAGGTCCGCGGGCCTGCAGGTGCCCACGCCGCCGAAGAAGGATCAGCCGGTGTGA
- the mgtE gene encoding magnesium transporter — MSLDAEPIFPHELRDAWPALSRDERVESFKLVPHATADDFFLSLSAQEQAELILLLAPGERRTWMRLLAPDDAVDVVQSVAPQNRDALMSELDETTRREVLALLAYAEDDAGGLMNPRFVRVRPEMTSDEAISYLRKQTREKVETVYYAYVLDAQQHLLGVVSLRQLFQAAPDKRVADVMSRDLITVSEDTDQEAVSRLFSEHGLMAIPVVDAEKRMKGIVTVDDIVQVVQEEATEDIQKVGGMEALDAPYFEVGFLAMLKKRAGWLLVLFLGEMLTATAMGHFEEEISRAVVLALFVPLIISSGGNSGSQATTLIIRSLALSEVRLRDWWRVMHREVLAGLALGAILGTVGILRILIWQSVFHTYGEHAVLIALTVGVSLLGVVTWGTLSGSMLPFLLRRLGFDPASASAPFVATLVDVSGLVIYFSAAAVLLRGTLL, encoded by the coding sequence ATGTCCCTGGATGCCGAGCCCATCTTCCCGCACGAGCTGCGTGACGCCTGGCCCGCCCTCTCGCGTGATGAGCGCGTGGAGAGCTTCAAGCTGGTGCCGCACGCCACGGCGGATGATTTCTTCCTCTCTCTGTCGGCGCAGGAGCAGGCGGAGCTCATCCTCCTGCTGGCTCCGGGCGAGCGGCGGACATGGATGCGGCTGCTGGCTCCGGACGACGCGGTGGACGTGGTGCAATCCGTCGCGCCACAGAATCGTGACGCGCTGATGTCCGAGCTGGACGAGACCACCCGCCGCGAGGTGCTCGCCCTGCTGGCCTATGCCGAGGACGACGCGGGCGGGCTGATGAATCCCCGCTTCGTGCGCGTGCGGCCGGAGATGACCAGCGACGAGGCCATCAGCTACCTGCGCAAGCAGACGCGCGAGAAGGTGGAGACGGTCTACTACGCCTATGTACTGGACGCGCAGCAGCACCTGCTGGGCGTGGTGTCCCTGCGCCAGCTCTTCCAGGCCGCTCCGGACAAGCGCGTCGCCGACGTGATGAGCCGCGACCTCATCACCGTCTCCGAGGACACCGACCAGGAGGCGGTGAGCCGGCTCTTCTCCGAGCACGGCCTGATGGCCATTCCGGTGGTCGATGCCGAGAAGCGCATGAAGGGCATCGTCACCGTGGACGACATCGTCCAGGTGGTCCAGGAGGAGGCCACCGAGGACATCCAGAAGGTGGGCGGCATGGAGGCCCTCGACGCTCCCTACTTCGAGGTGGGCTTCCTCGCCATGCTCAAGAAGCGCGCCGGCTGGCTGCTCGTGCTCTTCCTGGGCGAGATGCTCACCGCCACCGCCATGGGTCACTTCGAGGAGGAGATCTCCCGGGCCGTGGTGCTCGCGCTCTTCGTGCCGCTCATCATCAGCTCGGGCGGCAACTCGGGCAGTCAGGCCACCACGCTCATCATCCGCTCGCTGGCGCTCTCGGAGGTGCGGCTGCGCGACTGGTGGCGCGTGATGCACCGCGAGGTCCTGGCGGGGCTGGCGCTGGGCGCCATCCTGGGCACGGTGGGCATCCTGCGCATCCTCATCTGGCAGAGCGTCTTCCATACCTACGGGGAGCACGCCGTCCTGATCGCACTGACGGTGGGCGTATCCCTGCTGGGCGTGGTCACCTGGGGCACCCTCTCGGGCTCCATGCTGCCCTTCCTCCTGCGGCGGCTCGGATTCGACCCGGCGAGCGCCTCCGCCCCCTTCGTGGCCACGCTGGTGGACGTGTCCGGGCTCGTCATCTACTTCTCCGCCGCCGCCGTCCTCCTGCGCGGAACGTTGCTGTAG
- a CDS encoding ATPase: MRKKRLGDLLRENGLVDELQLRAALGFHNKWGVPLGQVVVDMGFCTAQQVLELLASQVQLPTLDLDAEPLDSQLVEVLPARVAEACRVIPLRQEGPRDSVLVVATSAPADPTALDEVARVTGKARVVTLLATDAAISQAIERLYYPHLLDARRPVEPIPLPEADEHLPLVTDRAECLMLGQLLQGAVPASTVERSGLPVMLPLTEELPKHARLTEPAMPRVEDTRKPIAEPEPEVWVYGWGVKATQGLLKLLEDEGVRARVARTEDVRAASGSAVVLAPLQSVESVKRRGIQARLLLAGRARDEERASALGAQAFLSGPLRSDLLLAAVREQVHAGRPALRRAG; this comes from the coding sequence ATGCGGAAGAAACGGCTGGGAGATCTACTTCGGGAGAACGGGCTCGTGGACGAGCTGCAACTGCGTGCGGCCCTGGGCTTCCACAACAAGTGGGGCGTGCCGTTGGGACAGGTGGTGGTGGACATGGGTTTCTGCACCGCACAGCAGGTGCTCGAGCTCCTGGCCAGCCAGGTACAGCTCCCGACACTGGACCTGGACGCGGAGCCGCTGGACTCGCAGTTGGTGGAAGTGCTGCCCGCGCGAGTGGCGGAAGCCTGTCGTGTCATCCCTCTCCGGCAGGAGGGACCGCGAGACTCCGTGCTGGTGGTGGCCACGTCGGCGCCAGCGGATCCGACCGCCCTGGATGAAGTGGCCCGGGTGACCGGCAAGGCGCGGGTGGTGACGTTGCTGGCGACCGATGCCGCCATCTCCCAGGCCATCGAGCGGCTCTACTACCCTCACCTCCTCGACGCGCGGCGTCCGGTGGAGCCGATTCCCCTCCCCGAGGCGGATGAGCACCTGCCGCTGGTGACGGATCGCGCCGAGTGCCTGATGCTGGGGCAGCTCCTGCAGGGTGCCGTCCCGGCCTCCACGGTCGAGCGGAGCGGCCTGCCGGTGATGCTGCCACTGACGGAGGAGCTCCCGAAGCACGCTCGGCTCACCGAGCCAGCGATGCCCAGGGTGGAGGACACACGGAAGCCCATCGCGGAGCCCGAGCCGGAGGTCTGGGTCTACGGCTGGGGAGTCAAGGCAACCCAGGGGCTGTTGAAGTTGCTGGAGGACGAGGGCGTGCGGGCGCGGGTGGCACGCACCGAGGACGTGCGGGCAGCGAGTGGGAGCGCTGTCGTCCTGGCGCCGCTGCAATCCGTGGAGAGCGTGAAGCGGCGTGGGATTCAGGCCCGGCTGCTGCTCGCGGGCCGGGCGCGTGACGAGGAGCGGGCGAGTGCGCTGGGAGCACAGGCGTTCCTGTCCGGCCCATTGCGCTCGGACCTCTTGCTCGCCGCGGTTCGCGAACAGGTGCATGCGGGCCGCCCGGCCCTGCGCCGGGCCGGGTGA
- a CDS encoding DUF1990 family protein, translated as MTDVEWRWLRSWSVDEVSARLSRASTLPLNFEMAEEEMTLENGWSQVESQAVLAHERPGPPSGDDAFARLKHAVIELGFSDPRVVHGYFDAATPLQGRPVLLELKSLGLHYLCPVRIGAVRSGDEGERTVFGFRFDTLWGHIEAGREWFLLSKDHGSGELRFHIKASWREGHFPNWWSQLGFALMGRRYQRAWHHLAHARLRELLRSGRLERRDEGGGPPRLEPHLADLKIGLKPVQFYSQRGMGRRLGGVEREVERVRRDRLLLSVGFGVLAGMRTFSAPALLSHQLSREPVEAPEGRAHVLASRRISRVLGVLALGELTADKTSWIPSRISPPALVARALSGALTGAAVASPHRRPSAGRALLGAAAAVASAFAFYKLRQLATRRLGLPNVAAGLVEDAAALVLGTRLLAAMH; from the coding sequence ATGACGGATGTCGAGTGGCGCTGGCTGCGGAGCTGGTCGGTGGACGAGGTGTCTGCGCGGCTCTCGCGGGCTTCCACCCTCCCCCTCAACTTCGAGATGGCCGAGGAGGAGATGACACTCGAGAACGGCTGGAGCCAGGTGGAGTCCCAGGCCGTCCTCGCCCATGAGCGACCAGGCCCACCCTCCGGAGACGACGCCTTCGCCCGGCTGAAGCACGCCGTCATCGAGCTGGGCTTCTCCGATCCTCGCGTCGTGCACGGATACTTCGACGCCGCCACGCCCCTCCAGGGGCGCCCGGTGCTGCTCGAGCTGAAGTCCCTGGGACTCCACTACCTCTGCCCGGTGCGGATCGGTGCGGTCCGCTCGGGCGACGAGGGCGAGCGGACCGTGTTCGGCTTCCGCTTCGACACCCTGTGGGGGCACATCGAGGCCGGACGGGAGTGGTTCCTCCTCAGCAAGGACCACGGCAGCGGGGAGCTGCGCTTCCACATCAAGGCCTCCTGGAGAGAGGGCCATTTCCCCAACTGGTGGAGCCAGCTGGGCTTCGCGCTGATGGGGCGGCGCTACCAACGCGCCTGGCACCACCTGGCCCACGCGCGGCTGCGAGAGCTGCTGCGTTCCGGCCGCCTGGAACGGCGCGACGAGGGCGGAGGGCCGCCCCGCTTGGAGCCGCACCTGGCGGATCTGAAGATCGGGTTGAAGCCGGTGCAATTCTATTCTCAGCGGGGAATGGGCCGCCGCCTTGGCGGAGTGGAGCGGGAAGTGGAGCGCGTGAGGAGGGATCGGCTGTTGCTCTCCGTGGGCTTCGGGGTACTGGCCGGGATGAGGACCTTCAGTGCCCCCGCCCTCCTGAGCCACCAGCTCTCGCGGGAGCCCGTCGAGGCGCCCGAGGGACGTGCCCATGTGCTCGCCTCGCGGCGGATCTCGCGTGTGCTGGGGGTGCTGGCCCTCGGCGAGCTGACCGCCGACAAGACCTCGTGGATCCCCTCACGCATCTCTCCGCCCGCCCTGGTGGCGCGAGCCCTCTCCGGCGCCCTGACCGGTGCCGCCGTGGCCTCGCCGCACCGGCGCCCGTCCGCGGGCCGCGCCCTGCTCGGCGCGGCTGCGGCCGTGGCCTCGGCCTTCGCCTTCTACAAGCTGAGGCAGCTCGCGACGCGCCGGCTGGGCCTCCCCAACGTGGCGGCCGGGCTGGTGGAGGACGCCGCGGCCCTCGTGCTCGGAACGAGGCTCCTCGCCGCCATGCATTGA